A section of the Polynucleobacter sp. AP-Sving-400A-A2 genome encodes:
- a CDS encoding efflux RND transporter permease subunit, whose product MNWTDIFIRRPVLSLVVSALVLVFGLKAVGSLPVNQYPQTQNAIVTITTAYYGADPETIAGFITQPLETAIAQSQGIDYLSSMSVSGLSTITATLKLNYDSNAALTQIQTQISSVKNQLPPQAQQPVLTVQIGQSTAAMYMGFYSDDIPNNAITDYLLRVVKPKLDSIDGVQNAEITGGRKFALRAWLDREKMAGLGVGADDVYSAMAANNYLSAVGSTKGDMVAVDLVAGTDLHTLDEFRKLVIKKDGINIVYLDQVASVTMGSEDYNTNVAFSGKRSVFIAIKVAPQANLLDVAARVRAAVPEIQKQLPTGMSGKVVYDSTKFITTSIDEVVATLLEALLIVTVVIYLFLGSARAVAVPVIAMPLSLIGTFFLMQVLGYSINLLTLLALVLAIGLVVDDAIIVVENVDRHMKEGKSPLEASLIAARELGGPILAMTIVLIAVYIPIGFQGGLTGALFTEFAFTLASAVAVSGLIALTLSPMMCSRIFTEEQEASAFVQKIDRIFEKVHHSYQTTLRELLSTWQVIIVMGVILLGGVAYLYSTARSELAPTEDQGIVLMQASGPPNSTVNQMQTYADQIYQISAAEPEYEQMFQITSPTSSFGGVLLKDWDQRSRNATKFQEDMQSKWNSIAGARVAAFQFPALPGAQGLPVQVVINTTESYELLNEVSQAVLDKARRSGNFFFVDSDLKIDKPQDVLEIDREKVAALGMTQQQVGSALSAALGGGYVNYFSVAGRSYRVIPQVKQVDRLNPDQILDYYIRTPSGQMIQARTIATIKQRVVPQSINHFQQLNSATIFGVSTPFISQADLLEFMRQTLKEVAPNGYTMDYAGPSRQFMAESGGFLVTMFFAILIVFLVLAAQFESFRDPIVILVSVPLALFGALIFINLGFTTLNVYTQVGLVTLMGLISKHGILIVEFANELQEAGRSKLDAIVEASSVRLRPILMTTAAMVLGVVPLVIASGAGAAGRQSMGIVIFTGLSIGTLFTLFVVPAMYLFIGADHHQKKFKQQ is encoded by the coding sequence ATGAATTGGACTGACATATTTATTCGTAGGCCAGTGCTCTCGCTGGTGGTGAGTGCACTCGTCCTAGTATTTGGTTTAAAGGCGGTAGGTTCCTTGCCAGTGAATCAATACCCGCAAACCCAAAATGCTATTGTGACGATTACAACGGCCTACTATGGCGCTGATCCAGAGACGATTGCAGGATTTATTACACAGCCTTTAGAGACGGCGATTGCCCAGTCTCAAGGTATTGATTATTTATCCTCGATGAGCGTGAGTGGTCTCTCAACCATCACTGCCACCCTCAAGCTGAACTACGATTCCAATGCGGCATTGACGCAGATCCAGACCCAAATTAGTTCGGTTAAGAATCAACTGCCACCGCAAGCTCAGCAGCCTGTATTGACTGTACAAATTGGTCAATCGACTGCGGCCATGTACATGGGTTTTTATAGTGACGATATTCCAAACAACGCGATTACTGATTACCTGTTGCGGGTAGTTAAGCCAAAGCTAGACTCTATAGACGGTGTTCAGAACGCAGAAATTACTGGCGGCAGAAAGTTTGCTTTACGTGCTTGGCTCGATCGCGAGAAGATGGCTGGCCTCGGTGTGGGCGCGGATGATGTCTATAGTGCTATGGCAGCCAACAACTACTTATCCGCAGTTGGCAGCACCAAAGGCGACATGGTCGCAGTGGACTTGGTGGCGGGTACTGATTTGCATACGCTTGATGAGTTCCGCAAGTTGGTCATCAAAAAAGACGGCATCAATATTGTCTATTTGGATCAAGTAGCTAGCGTCACTATGGGCTCTGAGGATTACAACACTAACGTTGCATTTAGCGGTAAGAGGTCGGTATTCATCGCCATCAAGGTGGCGCCACAGGCCAACTTGCTCGATGTGGCAGCACGGGTTCGTGCTGCCGTGCCAGAGATTCAGAAGCAGTTACCAACCGGCATGTCTGGGAAGGTGGTGTACGACTCCACTAAGTTCATTACTACCTCGATTGATGAAGTGGTGGCGACATTATTAGAAGCGCTATTAATTGTGACAGTGGTGATCTATCTTTTCTTAGGTAGTGCACGTGCAGTAGCAGTACCGGTGATTGCGATGCCACTTTCTTTGATTGGTACATTCTTCTTAATGCAGGTCTTGGGTTATTCCATTAATTTGCTGACGCTACTTGCTCTGGTCTTAGCAATTGGTTTGGTGGTCGACGATGCCATCATTGTGGTCGAGAACGTAGACCGCCACATGAAGGAAGGTAAGTCTCCATTGGAGGCCTCACTAATTGCTGCGCGTGAGTTGGGCGGCCCTATTTTGGCTATGACCATTGTGCTGATTGCAGTTTATATTCCGATTGGTTTTCAGGGTGGGTTAACGGGCGCGCTTTTTACAGAATTTGCTTTTACTTTGGCCAGCGCAGTTGCAGTATCGGGGTTGATTGCTTTAACGCTTTCTCCGATGATGTGTTCACGTATCTTTACTGAAGAACAAGAGGCCTCAGCGTTTGTTCAAAAAATTGACCGTATTTTTGAAAAAGTCCACCACAGCTATCAAACCACTTTGCGCGAGCTCTTGAGCACTTGGCAGGTCATTATTGTGATGGGTGTGATTTTGTTAGGTGGTGTGGCTTATCTTTACTCCACTGCGCGTTCTGAATTAGCGCCAACAGAAGATCAGGGCATTGTGTTGATGCAGGCTTCAGGACCGCCCAATAGTACAGTCAATCAGATGCAGACTTACGCTGATCAGATTTATCAAATATCAGCAGCAGAGCCCGAGTATGAGCAGATGTTCCAGATCACCAGTCCAACGAGCAGCTTTGGCGGTGTCTTGCTTAAAGATTGGGATCAACGCAGTCGCAATGCTACTAAGTTCCAAGAAGATATGCAAAGTAAGTGGAATTCGATCGCTGGTGCTCGTGTTGCGGCTTTCCAGTTCCCGGCCTTGCCTGGCGCACAGGGCTTGCCTGTGCAAGTGGTGATTAATACCACCGAGTCTTACGAATTGTTAAATGAGGTATCCCAAGCGGTTTTGGATAAGGCGCGTCGTAGTGGTAACTTCTTTTTCGTTGACTCTGATTTGAAGATTGATAAACCGCAAGATGTTTTAGAGATTGATCGTGAAAAAGTAGCTGCACTGGGTATGACCCAGCAGCAAGTTGGTAGTGCACTATCTGCTGCCTTGGGCGGTGGCTATGTTAATTACTTCTCTGTTGCTGGACGCTCTTATCGCGTCATTCCACAAGTAAAGCAAGTGGACCGCTTAAACCCGGATCAAATCCTCGACTACTATATACGTACGCCTAGTGGGCAGATGATTCAGGCTCGTACCATCGCAACCATTAAGCAAAGAGTAGTGCCGCAGTCTATTAATCACTTTCAGCAGCTCAACTCAGCGACAATATTTGGTGTGAGTACCCCATTTATTTCTCAAGCAGATTTACTAGAGTTTATGCGTCAAACTTTGAAAGAGGTTGCGCCCAACGGTTACACCATGGATTATGCTGGTCCATCCCGGCAGTTCATGGCAGAGTCGGGTGGTTTCTTGGTGACCATGTTCTTTGCGATCTTAATTGTGTTCTTGGTTTTGGCCGCTCAGTTTGAAAGCTTCCGCGACCCCATCGTCATTTTGGTTTCAGTACCACTTGCTTTATTCGGGGCACTGATCTTTATCAATTTGGGATTCACAACCTTAAATGTATATACCCAGGTTGGACTGGTTACCTTGATGGGACTGATTAGTAAGCATGGCATTTTGATTGTGGAATTTGCCAATGAGTTACAAGAAGCTGGTCGCAGTAAGTTAGACGCTATCGTAGAAGCGAGTAGCGTACGTTTACGTCCGATCTTAATGACGACTGCTGCGATGGTATTGGGCGTAGTGCCTCTAGTAATTGCTTCTGGTGCAGGCGCTGCGGGCCGTCAATCCATGGGTATCGTGATCTTTACTGGCTTATCAATCGGTACGCTGTTTACACTTTTTGTAGTGCCGGCGATGTACTTATTTATTGGCGCAGATCACCATCAGAAGAAATTTAAGCAGCAGTAA
- a CDS encoding pirin family protein — MKKVIGIQGNDQGHWVGDGFPVRTLFFYQDLGKQMSPFLMLDYAGPAEFASTTERKGVGSHPHRGFETVTIVYEGEVAHKDSTGQGGTIGPGDVQWMTAGSGILHEEFHSEGFAKNGGTLNMVQLWVNLPAKLKMTKPGYQAILDKQIPTIDLKGGSGQARIIAGEFDGHQGPARTFTPMHVIDLKLRKGSTSIPVPEGWNVSLVVLKGAIEAGEGIVAKDAQMLMFSNQGQNIQVNVLEDSIALLLSGEPIGEPIVGYGPFVMNTKEEIAQAMQDFNSGSFGRIAH; from the coding sequence ATGAAAAAAGTAATCGGCATTCAAGGCAATGATCAGGGTCACTGGGTTGGCGATGGCTTTCCTGTGCGTACCTTGTTCTTCTATCAAGATCTAGGCAAGCAAATGAGTCCATTCTTGATGCTGGACTATGCGGGTCCAGCAGAGTTTGCCTCAACTACTGAACGTAAGGGGGTGGGCTCGCATCCCCATCGTGGTTTTGAAACTGTCACGATTGTTTACGAGGGTGAGGTGGCTCATAAGGATTCCACAGGTCAGGGTGGCACCATTGGTCCTGGCGATGTGCAGTGGATGACTGCCGGCTCCGGCATCCTGCATGAAGAGTTTCATTCTGAAGGATTTGCCAAAAACGGGGGCACTTTGAACATGGTGCAGTTGTGGGTCAATCTACCGGCAAAACTGAAGATGACCAAGCCAGGCTATCAAGCCATTTTGGATAAACAGATTCCTACAATTGACTTGAAGGGTGGGTCTGGGCAAGCTCGCATCATCGCTGGAGAGTTCGATGGCCATCAAGGCCCTGCTCGTACATTTACCCCTATGCACGTGATTGACCTGAAGTTGAGGAAGGGTTCCACAAGTATTCCAGTTCCTGAGGGTTGGAATGTATCTTTAGTCGTACTTAAGGGTGCTATTGAAGCGGGTGAGGGGATAGTCGCCAAGGATGCTCAAATGTTGATGTTTAGCAATCAAGGTCAGAATATTCAAGTGAATGTGCTGGAGGACTCTATTGCCCTCCTACTGAGCGGCGAACCCATTGGTGAACCTATTGTTGGCTATGGACCATTTGTTATGAATACCAAAGAGGAGATTGCTCAGGCAATGCAGGATTTCAATAGCGGAAGCTTTGGAAGAATTGCTCACTAA
- a CDS encoding efflux RND transporter periplasmic adaptor subunit — translation MTPLGRRMTMMLCGVFLLLGLIFGFNQLKTAMIKYFIGGMGLPPASVSTMVVETSVWQPKLSSVGNVRAFRGVDLSTEIGGLVQNVSIKSGMDVKEGELLIKLNDASDVAQLNSLKALADLAQVINERDRQQLEIQAISKNVFDTSKADAKSKQAQVEQQTALVAKKNLKAPFGGRVGIVMINPGQFVNPGDKLLTLQTLDPIFVDFNLPQSNAEQIQVGQEIVVTTDAFKGASFTGKITAVSPKVDTNTRNIQIEAQLANPDKKILPGMFANVNIKLGDQVKMLTLPQTAVTYNPYGSTVFIAKPTGKKDKQGKPALEAQQVFVTTGPTRGDQVAILKGVEEGATVVTSGQLKLKNGTPLIVNNKVLPANSPNPQPQE, via the coding sequence ATGACTCCTTTGGGTCGTCGTATGACCATGATGTTGTGCGGTGTATTTTTGTTACTAGGTTTGATTTTTGGATTTAATCAACTCAAGACCGCCATGATTAAGTATTTCATTGGGGGTATGGGCTTGCCACCAGCATCGGTTTCTACGATGGTTGTGGAAACTTCAGTATGGCAACCCAAGTTATCTAGCGTTGGTAATGTGCGTGCGTTTAGAGGTGTAGATCTCAGCACTGAAATTGGTGGCTTAGTTCAAAACGTATCTATTAAATCCGGCATGGATGTTAAAGAAGGTGAGTTACTTATTAAATTGAATGATGCTTCTGATGTTGCCCAGCTTAATTCTTTAAAAGCATTGGCAGATTTGGCTCAAGTAATTAATGAGCGCGATAGACAGCAGCTAGAAATTCAGGCAATTAGTAAGAATGTATTTGATACTAGTAAAGCGGATGCAAAGTCTAAGCAGGCTCAGGTAGAGCAGCAAACGGCTTTAGTTGCTAAGAAAAATTTAAAGGCCCCTTTCGGTGGGCGCGTTGGTATTGTGATGATCAACCCGGGTCAGTTTGTGAACCCAGGTGATAAGTTGCTTACCCTTCAAACCTTGGATCCCATTTTTGTAGACTTCAATCTCCCGCAAAGTAACGCTGAGCAGATACAGGTTGGACAAGAAATTGTGGTGACGACCGATGCATTCAAGGGTGCAAGCTTTACTGGCAAGATTACTGCCGTCAGCCCGAAGGTCGATACGAATACACGTAATATTCAGATTGAGGCTCAGTTAGCCAACCCAGATAAAAAGATCTTGCCGGGCATGTTTGCTAATGTGAATATCAAGTTAGGCGATCAGGTGAAGATGCTCACTTTGCCGCAGACGGCTGTGACCTATAACCCGTATGGCTCAACAGTCTTTATTGCTAAGCCAACTGGTAAAAAAGATAAGCAGGGCAAGCCAGCACTGGAGGCTCAACAAGTATTTGTGACTACTGGGCCGACACGCGGAGATCAGGTAGCGATTCTAAAAGGGGTTGAAGAGGGTGCGACAGTGGTTACTAGCGGCCAACTCAAGTTAAAGAATGGAACACCGCTGATTGTGAATAACAAGGTGTTACCAGCGAATTCACCTAACCCACAGCCACAGGAATAA
- a CDS encoding efflux transporter outer membrane subunit, whose translation MPGFKEFSCLRLLPLIFAGFLSACAVGPDFKQPEAPNTPRYTETTLSQTLATAPGVPGGTAQEFIEAADIEAQWWELFKSPELDALIKKALQQNPNLGAADAALRASQENVNAQIGGQYFPAVGLNGGATRQLQPAAIYGLPFGSDTYNLYNASVNVTYKLDVFGGARRAVESARAKEEIAQFQLEGAYLSLTANIVTGAVREAALRAQMQATEEILKAQTNLAEVTEKQLAIGTVSRVDVTSQRTLVSNSQVDLFTYERNLSFARNQLAVLVGDLPSNANITKFDLKSLHLPEKLPLSVPSSLIRQRPDVRAAEAQLKATNALVGVATANLLPQFNITGAIGSAALTSSALFGPNATLWSIAGGIFQPLFQGGQLLAQRRGAMANYEQAVFQYQATVLKAFQEVADSLRALETGAQALKSASDAERYAYETLDLVQQQYKLGTASYLAVLYYQNQYQIAKVKSVSAQATRFSDTAALFAALGGGWWNRTGPAFQPKAIANKDQNETSGNN comes from the coding sequence ATGCCCGGCTTCAAAGAATTCTCTTGCTTGCGTTTACTTCCGCTTATTTTTGCGGGATTTCTTTCTGCATGCGCAGTAGGTCCAGACTTCAAGCAACCTGAAGCTCCGAATACACCTAGGTATACCGAAACCACCCTTTCTCAAACACTAGCTACGGCGCCAGGAGTTCCAGGGGGCACGGCGCAAGAGTTTATTGAAGCTGCCGATATTGAGGCTCAGTGGTGGGAGTTATTTAAGTCTCCCGAACTAGATGCCCTCATTAAAAAGGCTCTGCAGCAGAACCCTAATTTAGGTGCAGCCGATGCTGCACTTCGTGCGAGCCAAGAAAATGTCAATGCCCAAATTGGCGGACAGTATTTCCCAGCTGTTGGTTTAAATGGCGGTGCTACACGGCAATTACAACCTGCCGCAATTTATGGCTTGCCTTTCGGATCTGACACTTACAACCTTTATAACGCTTCTGTAAACGTGACCTACAAGCTCGACGTCTTTGGTGGCGCACGCCGCGCAGTTGAGAGCGCTAGAGCAAAAGAGGAAATTGCGCAGTTTCAGCTAGAAGGCGCCTATCTTTCTTTGACGGCCAATATTGTTACTGGTGCGGTACGAGAAGCGGCTTTGCGAGCACAGATGCAAGCTACAGAAGAAATTCTGAAAGCGCAAACAAACTTAGCCGAAGTTACCGAAAAGCAATTAGCAATTGGTACAGTCTCTCGAGTGGATGTGACCTCACAAAGAACCTTGGTCTCTAACTCGCAAGTCGATTTATTTACCTACGAACGCAATCTTTCATTTGCGCGTAATCAGCTGGCAGTGTTAGTGGGCGATTTACCTAGTAATGCCAACATCACCAAGTTTGACTTGAAGTCCTTGCATTTGCCAGAGAAGTTGCCACTCTCTGTGCCATCGAGCTTGATACGTCAGCGCCCAGATGTCCGTGCAGCAGAGGCGCAACTCAAGGCCACCAATGCTTTAGTAGGTGTTGCTACGGCCAATTTATTGCCACAATTTAATATCACTGGTGCTATTGGCTCCGCAGCATTAACAAGCTCAGCCTTGTTTGGGCCGAATGCCACTCTATGGTCTATTGCTGGCGGTATCTTTCAGCCACTCTTTCAGGGTGGGCAGTTATTAGCTCAACGCCGTGGTGCGATGGCTAACTACGAACAAGCAGTTTTTCAATATCAAGCTACTGTACTCAAAGCTTTTCAAGAAGTGGCTGACTCCTTACGTGCTTTAGAAACAGGCGCTCAAGCATTAAAGTCTGCATCGGATGCTGAACGCTACGCTTATGAAACTTTGGATTTGGTGCAGCAGCAATACAAGCTGGGCACTGCTAGCTACCTGGCTGTTCTCTATTATCAAAATCAATATCAAATTGCTAAAGTCAAATCGGTTTCTGCGCAAGCAACTCGGTTCTCTGACACAGCAGCATTATTTGCAGCATTGGGCGGCGGCTGGTGGAATCGCACCGGCCCAGCCTTTCAACCAAAAGCCATAGCGAACAAAGATCAAAATGAAACTTCTGGAAACAATTAA
- the glmS gene encoding glutamine--fructose-6-phosphate transaminase (isomerizing), translated as MCGIVGAASHNNIVEVLIEGLRRLEYRGYDSCGFAVINGADDKHPIERARTTARVSELAEQGREFHGTLGIAHTRWATHGKPDTQNAHPHISGGLIAVVHNGIIENYESLRTELKSAGYIFTSETDTEVIAHLIHQAYVSSKQVDLVAAVRSVLPRLHGAYAIGVIAQDRPDVLLGARVGSPLVVALGEHENFLASDALALAGRAQSMMYLEEGDVAVLKAESVEIIDQAGKTAQREQKPMPAQADSVDLGPYQHYMQKEIFEQPRAIGDTLANIASFGPELFKADSEQWNKFDQILILACGTSYYSACVAKYWLEDLAGIPTQVEIASEYRYRTTVPNPNTLIVVVSQSGETADTLAALRHAQALGHQYTLAICNVASSAMVRETNWSFLTKAGTEIGVASTKAFTTQLVALYLLAVSLAKRAGRVSSEQEKELLRDLRHLPKALHAVLALEPQIMAWSTAFAKCENALFLGRGMHYPIALEGALKLKEISYIHAEAYPAGELKHGPLALVTEKMPVVTVAPKDDLLEKLKSNMQEVKARGGKLYVFADQDSEITSSEGINVIRLPEHYGNLSPILHVVPLQLLAYHTACALGTDVDKPRNLAKSVTVE; from the coding sequence ATGTGCGGAATTGTTGGCGCGGCATCACATAACAATATTGTTGAAGTCTTAATTGAAGGCCTACGTCGCCTTGAGTACCGCGGCTATGATTCTTGTGGCTTTGCCGTCATTAATGGAGCTGATGACAAGCATCCAATTGAGCGTGCACGCACTACTGCTCGTGTCTCTGAGTTGGCGGAGCAGGGCAGAGAATTTCATGGCACCCTAGGTATTGCACATACTCGTTGGGCAACACATGGCAAGCCAGATACACAAAATGCCCACCCCCATATCTCTGGGGGTTTGATTGCGGTTGTTCATAACGGCATTATTGAAAACTACGAATCATTACGTACTGAGCTGAAATCCGCAGGCTATATATTTACTTCAGAAACGGATACTGAAGTCATTGCGCATTTAATTCATCAAGCTTATGTATCCAGTAAGCAAGTAGATTTAGTTGCTGCAGTCCGTTCCGTATTGCCGCGACTTCATGGTGCTTATGCGATTGGCGTGATTGCACAAGATCGCCCAGATGTTTTGCTAGGGGCGCGAGTAGGGTCACCCTTAGTCGTAGCCCTTGGCGAGCATGAAAACTTCCTTGCTTCTGATGCTTTAGCGCTTGCAGGTCGAGCGCAATCCATGATGTATTTAGAGGAGGGCGATGTTGCCGTTCTCAAAGCAGAGAGTGTTGAGATCATTGATCAGGCAGGAAAGACGGCGCAGCGAGAGCAAAAGCCGATGCCCGCTCAGGCTGACTCAGTAGATCTTGGGCCATATCAGCACTACATGCAAAAAGAGATTTTCGAGCAACCTAGAGCTATTGGCGACACGCTTGCCAATATCGCTAGCTTTGGCCCGGAACTCTTTAAAGCCGATTCCGAACAGTGGAATAAGTTTGATCAAATTTTGATCTTGGCTTGCGGCACCAGCTACTACTCTGCCTGTGTTGCTAAATACTGGTTAGAAGATTTGGCCGGCATTCCGACCCAGGTTGAGATTGCTAGTGAATATCGCTATCGCACAACCGTACCTAATCCCAATACATTAATTGTGGTGGTCTCCCAGTCTGGTGAGACTGCAGATACTCTGGCAGCTTTACGCCATGCGCAAGCGCTGGGGCATCAATACACTCTCGCGATTTGTAACGTGGCCTCTAGCGCTATGGTTCGTGAAACCAATTGGAGTTTCCTAACCAAGGCTGGCACCGAGATTGGCGTAGCTTCTACTAAAGCATTTACAACTCAGCTAGTCGCTCTTTATCTATTGGCTGTTTCATTGGCTAAGCGCGCAGGAAGGGTCAGTTCTGAGCAAGAGAAAGAACTCTTACGTGACTTGCGCCATTTGCCAAAAGCATTACATGCGGTGTTGGCACTTGAGCCACAGATCATGGCTTGGAGTACAGCATTTGCTAAGTGCGAAAACGCTTTATTCCTAGGGCGCGGAATGCACTATCCGATTGCTCTTGAAGGCGCTCTCAAATTAAAAGAGATTTCATATATTCATGCTGAAGCCTATCCAGCAGGTGAATTAAAGCATGGACCACTTGCACTCGTTACCGAGAAGATGCCAGTGGTTACTGTAGCCCCTAAAGATGACTTATTAGAAAAGCTCAAGTCGAATATGCAGGAAGTTAAAGCCCGTGGTGGCAAGCTTTATGTTTTTGCTGACCAGGATTCCGAGATTACTAGCAGTGAAGGTATCAATGTGATTCGTTTGCCTGAGCACTACGGCAATCTCTCGCCGATCTTGCATGTAGTTCCGCTACAACTCTTGGCGTATCACACAGCTTGTGCCTTGGGCACTGATGTTGATAAGCCTCGTAACTTAGCAAAGTCAGTTACGGTGGAGTAA
- the glmU gene encoding bifunctional UDP-N-acetylglucosamine diphosphorylase/glucosamine-1-phosphate N-acetyltransferase GlmU, translating into MNIVILAAGQGRRMKSALPKVLQTLAGKPLLQHVLNTALDLQGKSAKTGPIVVVGHGAADVKQFLQTASEQDSRFGKVATALQAEQKGTGHALLQALPKLDVNEPTLVLYGDVPLTSKKTLSKLAKLADGVRGQDSALALLTQNLSNPTGYGRIVRDIDGSVKEIVEEKDATPAQKRLQEINTGIMVLPTNSLKRWLKSLRASNAQGEYYLTDVIAMAVKDGVPIRTAQADAEYEIVGVNSHDQLAALERVHQLNQANVLMDAGVSLADPARIDIRGTLECGTDVFIDVGCVFEGCVTLAAGAKVGPYCIIRNSVIGKNVTIHPFSHIDGAKVGTNSLIGPYARLRPGADLSNDVHIGNFVEVKNSKIAANSKANHLAYVGDSIVGSRVNIGAGTITCNYDGVNKHQTIIEDDVFIGSDTQLVAPVRVGRGATLGAGTTLTKDAPPNQLTVSRAKQISLQWQRPVKNEKNTVIKKVDAKKVAAKKSVKAKK; encoded by the coding sequence ATGAACATCGTTATTTTGGCTGCTGGGCAGGGAAGGCGGATGAAGTCCGCATTACCCAAGGTTCTTCAAACCTTGGCGGGGAAGCCCCTTCTCCAGCACGTTTTGAATACGGCTTTAGACCTACAAGGTAAAAGCGCTAAAACTGGTCCTATCGTCGTTGTTGGCCATGGCGCTGCCGATGTAAAGCAATTCCTCCAAACTGCTAGCGAGCAAGATTCTCGTTTTGGCAAAGTAGCTACTGCCTTACAAGCTGAGCAAAAAGGAACAGGCCATGCTTTATTACAAGCCTTACCTAAGCTGGATGTGAATGAACCTACTTTGGTTCTCTATGGTGATGTGCCTCTGACAAGTAAAAAGACGCTCTCAAAATTAGCCAAATTGGCTGATGGTGTGCGTGGTCAAGATTCTGCATTAGCGCTACTCACTCAAAATCTGAGTAATCCAACGGGCTATGGCCGTATCGTTCGGGATATCGATGGTTCGGTAAAAGAGATCGTTGAAGAAAAAGATGCAACACCTGCGCAAAAACGTCTTCAAGAAATCAATACCGGCATCATGGTGTTGCCAACAAACTCACTCAAGAGATGGTTAAAGTCTTTGCGTGCAAGCAATGCCCAAGGTGAATACTATTTAACTGATGTGATTGCCATGGCAGTCAAAGATGGCGTACCTATTCGTACTGCACAAGCTGATGCTGAATATGAAATTGTTGGCGTTAACAGTCACGATCAGTTGGCCGCATTAGAGCGAGTACATCAACTCAATCAAGCAAATGTATTAATGGATGCCGGTGTTTCTTTGGCTGATCCAGCGCGCATCGATATTCGTGGAACGCTAGAGTGCGGTACGGATGTCTTTATTGATGTTGGTTGTGTATTTGAGGGTTGTGTCACTTTGGCTGCGGGCGCAAAAGTGGGTCCGTACTGCATTATTCGTAATAGCGTGATTGGTAAGAATGTCACGATTCATCCCTTCAGCCATATTGATGGTGCGAAAGTTGGTACAAATTCATTAATTGGGCCCTATGCTCGTTTGCGTCCTGGTGCAGATTTGTCTAATGATGTACATATTGGCAATTTTGTCGAAGTGAAGAACAGCAAAATCGCTGCAAACAGTAAGGCTAATCACTTAGCTTATGTGGGTGACTCCATCGTGGGTTCTAGAGTTAATATCGGTGCCGGTACGATTACTTGCAACTACGATGGTGTCAATAAACACCAAACGATTATTGAGGACGATGTCTTCATTGGCTCTGATACTCAGCTAGTTGCCCCAGTACGCGTAGGCCGCGGCGCTACCCTAGGTGCTGGTACAACCCTGACTAAGGATGCACCTCCGAATCAGTTGACAGTGTCACGTGCTAAGCAAATCTCTTTACAGTGGCAGCGACCAGTAAAGAATGAAAAGAATACGGTGATAAAGAAAGTAGATGCAAAGAAAGTAGCTGCAAAAAAATCCGTGAAGGCTAAAAAATAA
- the ttcA gene encoding tRNA 2-thiocytidine(32) synthetase TtcA — protein sequence MSDIRKVVLEENKLEKKLCRLVGQAIGDFGMIEDGDKVMVCLSGGKDSYAMLDILLKLRERAPIDFAIVAVNLDQKQPGFPAEILPNYLKALGVEYHIENQDTYSIVKRVIPEGKTTCGLCSRLRRGILYRVADELGATKIALGHHRDDILETLMLNMFFAGKLKGMPPKLRSDDGKHIVIRPLAYVPEKLLERYAVDMNFPIIPCNLCGSQPNLQRGAMKEMLRDWEKKHPGRVENLFRSMHHIVPSHLMDGEAFDFKSLEISTELSGIAARSAGDKAIDETEIDEIACGTLIQGSYNPSL from the coding sequence ATGAGTGATATTCGTAAAGTTGTCTTAGAAGAAAACAAGCTGGAGAAAAAGCTGTGCCGTTTGGTTGGTCAAGCGATTGGCGACTTTGGCATGATCGAAGATGGCGATAAAGTGATGGTGTGTTTATCGGGCGGTAAAGATAGTTATGCCATGCTCGATATTCTGTTGAAGTTGCGCGAGCGTGCCCCAATTGATTTTGCAATTGTTGCTGTCAACTTAGATCAAAAGCAACCAGGCTTTCCGGCAGAGATTTTGCCGAATTATTTAAAAGCTTTGGGTGTCGAGTACCACATTGAAAATCAAGATACTTATAGCATTGTTAAACGCGTCATTCCAGAAGGCAAAACTACTTGTGGTCTTTGCTCTCGATTACGTCGTGGCATTTTGTATCGTGTAGCAGATGAGTTGGGCGCTACTAAGATTGCCTTGGGCCATCATCGTGATGACATCTTAGAGACATTAATGCTCAATATGTTCTTTGCTGGCAAGCTTAAAGGTATGCCGCCAAAGTTGCGATCTGATGACGGCAAGCATATTGTCATTCGCCCTCTAGCTTACGTTCCTGAAAAGTTACTTGAGCGTTATGCGGTAGACATGAACTTCCCAATTATTCCGTGCAATCTGTGCGGTAGTCAGCCCAATTTGCAGCGTGGCGCTATGAAAGAGATGTTGCGTGATTGGGAAAAAAAGCACCCTGGGCGTGTTGAGAATCTGTTTCGCTCGATGCACCATATCGTGCCTTCCCATTTGATGGATGGTGAAGCCTTTGATTTTAAGAGTCTTGAGATTTCTACAGAACTGTCGGGCATTGCCGCAAGATCTGCCGGAGATAAGGCAATTGACGAGACAGAAATTGATGAAATAGCCTGTGGAACCCTCATTCAGGGGTCTTATAATCCCTCTTTATGA